From the genome of Nicotiana sylvestris chromosome 1, ASM39365v2, whole genome shotgun sequence:
ACATTGTTAAAGAATGGTCTTTTTAGAGAATTCTTAAGTGACCGAGCTATGAACAATTATGATCGTAACCGGGAAAATGCAGAATCCTTGAAAGCAGGAGAAGATTCCCCGTGCCAAACGATCAACATGATCTTCGGAGGGAATGAAATCAACAAAGTCACCTTCTCGGTATCAAAAAAGATGAAAGTATCAATAACCCACAGCAAGAGGCTCCGGGAAGTCGTCAAAGATGATATCACTTTCATGGAGGATACAAACGGATTGCTTCTACCACATATCGACGCACTAGTAATTTCTTTAAATGTGCTAAATTTTAATAttaaacgtgttctagtggatccaggaAGTTCGGATAACATCATATAATGGAGAGTATTGGAGCAAGCTAAACTCACCGGAAGCATTATTTCGGCCACAAAACTCCTCGCCGGATTCAACCTCGCGAGCGTCACAACCCGAGGAGAGATTTTGCATCCCATAAACGCCGAAGGGGTAATGAAAATGACTCTTTTCAAAGTGGTAGACGACGATATGGGATATAACATTATTATGGGAAGACCATGGTTGCACGAGATGAAAGCTGTACCATCAACATTTCATCAATTCCTGAAGTTTCCAACGTCTGAGGAGTTAAACAGATAAGGGTGACCAACCGGCAGCAAGGGATATGAACACAATTTCGGTCCCTAATAGTAAAGGAAAGGGACACACATGCCCTGAAACTACAGGAACCGGCGCCTGCTCCCGAACTAGATGAAGTTAGCCCGGGGGcaaaaatgtcagaattttatcAGGTGTCGAGGTATTTACAGGTTCTAAAAGAGATGGATGCAACAGAATCCATAGTGGAGGAGCTTGATCAAGTTGCATTGTTCGAAGAATTCCTAGAAAGGAAATCCCACTTAGGGACAGGACTACACCCCGAACTCAGGTCTGGCTTTATTGAATCTTTTAAATCTAACGTTGATTGTTTTGCATGGTCGCATGCGGATATGATAAGTATCCCAACGGAGGTAGTCGTACATAAGTCAATGGACCCCAACACACCTCCGg
Proteins encoded in this window:
- the LOC138870562 gene encoding uncharacterized protein; amino-acid sequence: MRNIKEAWFSKPMRSDRGQIYPYLWCEYHKTNGHRIGDCRHLREEVATLLKNGLFREFLSDRAMNNYDRNRENAESLKAGEDSPCQTINMIFGGNEINKVTFSVSKKMKVSITHSKRLREVVKDDITFMEDTNGLLLPHIDALVISLNVLNFNIKRVLVDPGSSDNII